A single region of the Brassica rapa cultivar Chiifu-401-42 chromosome A03, CAAS_Brap_v3.01, whole genome shotgun sequence genome encodes:
- the LOC103858318 gene encoding dephospho-CoA kinase, which yields MRIVGLTGGIASGKSTVSNLFKANGIPVVDADVIARNVLKKGSGGWKRVVAAFGEEILLPSREVDRPKLGQMVFSSDSKRQLLNKLMAPYISSGIFWEILKEWVKGAKVIVVDIPLLFEAKMDKWTKPIVVVWVSQETQLTRLMERDGLSEEDARNRVMAQMSLDLKRGNADIVIDNNGGLDELHQQFDKVLSEIRRPLTWFEFWRSRQGAFSILGLVTSGLFVCKQLN from the exons ATGAGAATAGTGGGTCTAACGGGAGGCATAGCGTCTGGGAAGAGTACAGTCTCCAACCTCTTCAAGGCTAATGGCATTCCTGTTGTTGATGCTGATGTCATTGCTCga AATGTACTGAAGAAAGGAAGCGGTGGATGGAAGAGAGTAGTTGCAGCTTTTGGGGAGGAGATTCTTCTTCCTAGTAGAGAAGTGGATCGGCCAAAGCTTGGTCAGATGGTCTTCTCTTCCGATTCCAAGCGCCAACTTCTCAACAA GTTGATGGCTCCGTACATATCCTCTGGTATCTTTTGGGAGATCTTGAAAGAATGGGTAAAAGGAGCTAAAGTAATAGTTGTCGATATCCCATTGCTGTTCGAAGCTAAGATGGATAAATGGACTAAACCCATTGTTGTTGTGTGGGTTAGTCAAGAGACACAGCTCACTAGACTGATGGAGAGAGATGGACTGAGTGAGGAAGATGCAAGAAACAGAGTTATGGCTCAGATGTCTTTGGATTTGAAAAGAGGCAATGCTGATATTGTGATTGATAATAATGGCGGTCTCGACGAGCTCCACCAACAGTTTGACAAGGTTTTGTCTGAGATCAGAAGACCATTGACATGGTTTGAGTTTTGGCGTTCAAGGCAAGGCGCCTTCTCGATCCTTGGCTTGGTGACTTCGGGACTATTTGTTTGCAAACAACTCAATTAG
- the LOC103858317 gene encoding probable calcium-binding protein CML48 — protein sequence MAYAPSAPELPESFRQQVDEEARYTYAYPYGQPTNQLGSSGMFSPETHPDIVRSFESAGGNRSGFLDESELRHALSFSGYEGISNRTIRFLLFIYKSPAESLLRLGPKEYAELWNCLAQWRAMFDRYDRDRSGRMNALELRDAFYHLGYMLPSSVLQLIILSQFDDGTGNTVDLCFDRFLECGMTVKSLTEKFKEKDPGYTGYATLSYDAFMSMVIPFIASYD from the exons ATGGCGTACGCACCGTCAGCACCGGAGCTTCCAGAATCGTTCAGGCAGCAGGTTGACGAGGAAGCTAGATACACTTACGCGTATCCATACGGTCAACCAACGAACCAACTCGGATCTTCCGGAATGTTTTCACCCGAAACGCATCCGGACATCGTGAGGAGCTTCGAGTCGGCTGGCGGAAACCGGAGCGGATTCCTCGATGAGTCGGAGCTTCGGCATGCGTTGTCGTTTTCTGGATACGAAGGAATCAGTAACAGAACGATTAGGTTCCTCTTGTTCATTTACAAGAGCCCTGCAGAATCTCTGCTACGACTTG GTCCTAAGGAGTATGCTGAGTTGTGGAATTGCCTTGCGCAATGGCGT GCCATGTTTGACAGGTACGATAGAGATAGGAGTGGAAGGATGAATGCTTTAGAGCTCAGAGATGCTTTCTATCATCTCGGTTACATGCTTCCATCCTCTGTTCTCCAGCTTATTATCTTATCTCAGTTTGACGATGGGACTGGCAACACTGTCGACCTCTGTTTTGACAGATTCCTCGA ATGTGGGATGACTGTGAAG AGTTTGACTGAGAAGTTCAAAGAGAAGGACCCCGGTTACACAGGCTACGCAACGCTCTCTTACGATGCTTTCATGTCGATGGTCATTCCCTTCATTGCCTCATATGACTAA